The genomic region TAATGACTCTTTTTCGCTTCAAGGGCAAAGCTCAAGCGATAACAATGAGACTGCATGCGATGTGCATTATGCGGATTACCTTGAGTACGTGATTGAAAAAGAAGGTGGCATTGGTGCCTTCATTGCGGAAGCAGTGCGTAACACCGATGTTCAAGTACCAAGTAAGGCTTATTGGAAACGCATCCGTGAGATCTGTGATAAACACAATGTCATGCTAATCATTGATGATATTCCAAATGGTATGGGTCGAAGCGGCAAATGGTTTACGCACCAAGCGTTTGCTATTGAACCTGACATCCTATGTATTGGTAAAGGGTTTGGCGGTGGTTTGGTGCCAATTGCCGCCATGGTCACCAAAGACAAATACAACACGGCAGCACAAGTATCGCTTGGGCATTACACCCACGAGAAAAGCCCTATTGGCTGTGCGGCAGCACTGGCCACCATGGAAGTGATTGAACAAGAAAATTTGCTTGAAAAAGTACAAGCGGACAGTGCATTCATACGTGAGCAGCTGCTTCAAATGAAAGAGAAATACCCAGTCATTGGCGACGTTCGCGGCATCGGACTGCTTTGGGGCGTCGAGTTGGTCACCGACCATATCACCCAAACCCGAGCGTTCGATGAAGCGGAAGCTGTACTTTATCAATGTCTGAACGATGGTCTGAGCTTTAAGGTGTCACAAGGTAATGTGATTCAGTTAAGCCCACCATTGATCATCAGCCGTAGCGAACTAGAAGCCGCTCTGTCTGTATTTGAAAACGCGATAGCAAAAGTCTGTAAAGACTTTGAATACCTTTAAACCAACACTAAACCAATAACCTAAAACATCATTCGTCCCTCCAGTGCTTTTAAATGGAGAGTGGCAAAAAAGGACACCACTATGAACACAACATCACCTATCCAAGCGGTTATCTTTGACTGGGCCGGCACTATCGTTGATTTTGGATCGTTTGCTCCAACCAGCATCTTCGTAGAAGCATTCAAACAAGGTTTCGACTTTGATATCGACTTAGCAGAAGCGCGCGAACCTATGGGGATTGGCAAATGGGACCACATCCAAGCGGTTGGTCGAATTCCAGCTGTTGATGCTCGTTGGAAGGCTCAGTTCGGACGCTCAATGACCAGTGAAGACGTTGACGCTATCTACGCGGCATTTATGCCTCTTCAGAAAGCGAAAGTAGCAGACCACGCAGCACCCATTTTAAACGCGATTGAAGTGGTGAATAACCTAAAAGAGAAGAACGTAAAAATTGGCTCTTGTTCAGGTTACCCACGTGAAGTAATGGATGTGCTAATTCCTGCAGCAGCAGATTACGGCTATCGTCCAGACAACGTGGTTGCAACCGATGATTTACCTCAAGGTGGTCGCCCTGCACCATTCATGGCGCTTAAAAACGTCATTGACCTAGGTGTTACAAACGTTGCTGCTTGTGTGAAAGTAGATGATGCAGCACCGGGGATTGATGAAGGCCACAACGCAGGCATGTGGACAGTCGGCCTTGTACTATCAGGTAACGAAGCAGGCTTAACCTACCAAGAATATGTGGATGCAGATGAAGCGACACTTGCAACTGCGCGTGAAAAAGCAAGCGTGAAGCTAAACAAATCTAACCCGCACTACCTAATTGATACCATTGCTGATTTGCCAGAAGTAATTGCCGACATCGAAAACCGTTTATTAGCCGGTGAACGGCCATAACGGGAGTGACTCAGGTTATTCAACCAAGCATTCAGCACACATGAAAATGAAACCTCGTATCAGCTAAAATGATACGAGGTTTCTTCGTTTCCAACATTTAAGACAACATATTATTGACAAACAACACAGTAAATAGCACTTTAAATGTATAATTTTTAACAATTTCATTGACTGCGATACGCAATCAGATTAACAATATAAATAGTGATACAAGATAAGTTCAACCTGAACCAACTCCTTGATTTACTTATTATCAGCAGTGTCGAAACCCAAATAAGTGATCGTTTTACAGGTAAGTTCAGATAACAATAATAGTTAATCCAAGGATAAGATTATGAAAAGACTGTCAAAAATCATGTATGCCGTTGTTGCCGCTTCAGGCTTAGCAGCAGCTCCCTCAATTGCTGCTACAACTTATGTGGGTGCCAAACTGGGCATGGGCTGGTTAGATAGCGCATGTGTAAGCGGTACAAAGTGTGATGATGATGCAATTGGTGTTGGCATCTACTCCGGTTATAGATTTACTGAAAGACTCGGTGTTGAACTTAGTTCTGATTTCTTAGGTGACTATAAGACAAGCTTTTCTAAGAATGGTACAACCGCAGCATTCAGTGACCCACTAATCGCAATCTCGCTAACACCAATGTACCGCCTACCTGTACAACAAGAGTTTGACGTATTCTTCAAAGCTGGCCCTGCTTACATTTCACACGGTGGTGAAGATGATGTAGTTCTTTCGGCTGGTATCGGTGTAGAGAAGCAACTGTCTTCAGACTGGGCACTGCGAGCTGAATACCAATATTTTGATGATTTCGACGACAAATATGTTCAAGACCTAAACTCAAATTTTCTATCTGTAGGTATTAGCTACAGCTTTGGTACGGGTACTGCGACAGCAGCGGCTGCAGCTTCTTCGGCAGCAGTGACACAAGCTCCATCTGAGCCAATCACAGAGCCAGTCGTAGTCGTTGAAGAGAAAACAACGGTTGTCGTAACTAAAGCGCAAACAGAGAGCTACTCTCAAGAGATGTTTGCGACAAACAGTACTGAACTGTCTACAGACGGTAAGATTGCACTACAGCCTCTAGTTGAAGTTCTTAAAGCTCACCCTCAATCGACTGTTGTTGTTGTTGGTCACACTGACTCAACAGGCGCTGCTGAATACAACATGATGATCTCTAAGAAACGTGCTGCTGCAGTTGCTGCACACATCGAAGAGCAAGGTATCGAAGCTGAGCGTATCACTGCTACAGGTGAAGGTGAAGAGAACCCAGTTGCATCAAACGATACCGCTGAAGGTCGTGCTCAAAACCGTCGTGTTGACGCAACGATCCCTGGTTTCGAATACCAAGAAGAAGTACAAGTTGAAGAAGTTATCGTAGAAACTGCTGAATAATAGCACTCTACCTTAGCCGAAATAATAAGGGCGGAGCACTCAAAGTGCTCCGCCCTTGTCTTTATCTGTTTTTGCTCATAAGCCGTAAAGTAACGGCCAAAGCCAAGCTGTGCAATCAAATAACTAAACGATTTCCCAACTGTGTGTCATTTCAACGCCAGCACCCAGCATTAAGCAAACAGAGCAGTACTTTTCTAAAGAGTCAGCACATACTTTAGCCACTAACTCTGGATCAAGGCTGTCACCCGACACTTCAAAGTGAATGTTAATCACAGTAAAGATTTTTGGCGCTGTTTCACGACGTGTGGTTTCAAGCTTTGCATTACAGCCTGTGATGTTCTGACCCGCAGACTTCAAACCATCTACCACATCAACAGAACTACAGCCACCTGCGGCCATAAGGACCATCTCCATAGGGCTTGGGGCGGTAGCACCGCCACTTCCATCCATAACGATAGAGTGACCTGATTGAGATTGACCTAGGAATTTAAAGCCTTCGACCCATTTAACTTCTGCTTGCATGTTGTTCCTTAGATGACCGATAACCGTCATCACTATCTATTATTGGATATTAATACCGACACCCTACTACTGGCAGCATTCATGAGCAAGATTTTCTAGGCGACATATTTTTTTTGTGAATGATGCAATTTTTTCCATCTAAAACCTGTCTCTATTCGTACATTCAAAATCGAATGAGAAGAACGTCAAGATGAGGTATCTATGAATAAATTATCTAAAATATTGGTATCACTCGTGGTTGCGCTACCACTGATTTCACTATTTGTGAGCCAGACTGGCACTGCCAATACAATGGATAAAACGGCTAATTCAGGTAAAAGTGAAATCGCGACACTGGCTGGTGGTTGTTTTTGGTGTACGGAGTCCGATCTAGAGAAGCTAAAAGGTGTAACCGACGTTATCTCTGGATATTCTGGTGGCAAGTTAGAAAACCCAACCTATAAACAAGTTTCTTCAGGTAAGTCTGGTCACATCGAAGTGATCAACGTGACCTATAACCCTGATGTGGTTAGCTATGAACAGGTTCTTGACCAATTCTTCCGACATATCGACCCGACTGATGACAAAGGGTCATTCGTAGACCGTGGACCGCAATATCGACCTGCCATTTTCTATCATAACCAAGAGCAAAAAGACGTTGCTCAAAACTTTATGATGGAGATAGACAAGGCTCAGATCTTTGGTGCCCCACTAAAAACAGAACTGATCAAATTTGAGAAATTCTGGCCAGCAGAGGATTACCACCAAGATTACTATAAGAAGAGTAAGGTTCGTTACAATTACTACCGTTACGCTTCAGGTCGTGATCAATATTTAGATAAAATCTTCGGTGATGATAGAAAGGATAACCCTAAAACAATCCGCCAGATCATCGACAGTAAGAATGCTAAAACATACGTAAAACCGTCTGATGCAGAGATCAAAGCCAAGCTTACCGCACTTCAATACGATGTAACGCAAGAAGACGCGACTGAGCGCCCGTTTGACAACAAATACTGGGATAACAAGCAAGAAGGTATTTACGTTGATATCGTAACGGGTGAGCCATTGTTCTCTTCAAAAGACAAATACAAGTCAGGTACAGGCTGGCCGAGCTTTACACAGCCAATCAACGAGGCTTATGTAGTAACAACTACTGACTACAAACTCCTTTATCCGAGAACAGAGGTTCGTAGTAAGTTTGGTGATTCTCACCTAGGGCATGTATTTAAAGATGGTCCAAAACCAACAGGCTTAC from Vibrio gigantis harbors:
- a CDS encoding aspartate aminotransferase family protein; translated protein: MTTTNQEPTLKATHFRSEGDVNTTPAREKWNESLNDDATQAMLKRDSDVFLHQAMSTPCLDTLEAAEGIYIQDATGKKYMDFHGNNVHQLGYGHPHIINKVTQQMASLPFSPRRFTNETAVQCAEKLTQVCGGDLNRVLFAPGGTSVIGMALKLARHVTNNFKVVSLWDSFHGASLDAISVGGEACFREGMGPLMAGVERIPPAVSYRGAFPLNDSFSLQGQSSSDNNETACDVHYADYLEYVIEKEGGIGAFIAEAVRNTDVQVPSKAYWKRIREICDKHNVMLIIDDIPNGMGRSGKWFTHQAFAIEPDILCIGKGFGGGLVPIAAMVTKDKYNTAAQVSLGHYTHEKSPIGCAAALATMEVIEQENLLEKVQADSAFIREQLLQMKEKYPVIGDVRGIGLLWGVELVTDHITQTRAFDEAEAVLYQCLNDGLSFKVSQGNVIQLSPPLIISRSELEAALSVFENAIAKVCKDFEYL
- a CDS encoding OsmC family protein — translated: MQAEVKWVEGFKFLGQSQSGHSIVMDGSGGATAPSPMEMVLMAAGGCSSVDVVDGLKSAGQNITGCNAKLETTRRETAPKIFTVINIHFEVSGDSLDPELVAKVCADSLEKYCSVCLMLGAGVEMTHSWEIV
- the phnX gene encoding phosphonoacetaldehyde hydrolase, with protein sequence MNTTSPIQAVIFDWAGTIVDFGSFAPTSIFVEAFKQGFDFDIDLAEAREPMGIGKWDHIQAVGRIPAVDARWKAQFGRSMTSEDVDAIYAAFMPLQKAKVADHAAPILNAIEVVNNLKEKNVKIGSCSGYPREVMDVLIPAAADYGYRPDNVVATDDLPQGGRPAPFMALKNVIDLGVTNVAACVKVDDAAPGIDEGHNAGMWTVGLVLSGNEAGLTYQEYVDADEATLATAREKASVKLNKSNPHYLIDTIADLPEVIADIENRLLAGERP
- a CDS encoding OmpA family protein, with product MKRLSKIMYAVVAASGLAAAPSIAATTYVGAKLGMGWLDSACVSGTKCDDDAIGVGIYSGYRFTERLGVELSSDFLGDYKTSFSKNGTTAAFSDPLIAISLTPMYRLPVQQEFDVFFKAGPAYISHGGEDDVVLSAGIGVEKQLSSDWALRAEYQYFDDFDDKYVQDLNSNFLSVGISYSFGTGTATAAAAASSAAVTQAPSEPITEPVVVVEEKTTVVVTKAQTESYSQEMFATNSTELSTDGKIALQPLVEVLKAHPQSTVVVVGHTDSTGAAEYNMMISKKRAAAVAAHIEEQGIEAERITATGEGEENPVASNDTAEGRAQNRRVDATIPGFEYQEEVQVEEVIVETAE
- the msrB gene encoding peptide-methionine (R)-S-oxide reductase MsrB codes for the protein MNKLSKILVSLVVALPLISLFVSQTGTANTMDKTANSGKSEIATLAGGCFWCTESDLEKLKGVTDVISGYSGGKLENPTYKQVSSGKSGHIEVINVTYNPDVVSYEQVLDQFFRHIDPTDDKGSFVDRGPQYRPAIFYHNQEQKDVAQNFMMEIDKAQIFGAPLKTELIKFEKFWPAEDYHQDYYKKSKVRYNYYRYASGRDQYLDKIFGDDRKDNPKTIRQIIDSKNAKTYVKPSDAEIKAKLTALQYDVTQEDATERPFDNKYWDNKQEGIYVDIVTGEPLFSSKDKYKSGTGWPSFTQPINEAYVVTTTDYKLLYPRTEVRSKFGDSHLGHVFKDGPKPTGLRYCMNSAAMRFIPADKLAEEGYEEYVEMFEG